Proteins from one Sphaeramia orbicularis chromosome 17, fSphaOr1.1, whole genome shotgun sequence genomic window:
- the LOC115437702 gene encoding histone-binding protein N1/N2-like: MEEANKLIALGKKHLQEEEEVMKAVDVLQEACSMLAKQFGEKADECGQAYYWYAVALLEQERMENRVLGNALAGICVEVDEEKSEDSIVEGTEKLDEETMDELRAQVYDAMAEREGETSAQKKDDATAEKDEDKDDNAAEKKDEDSTAEKDREKAEGNQSDTAENDEQKTVKEEDKDKVSDGTEPNGEEKEETKKEAEELEEESKEAEDGEEEDEMEVEEEGGEGAGGNAEGQDGEDTAGKESDDEVENLQLAWEMLELAKIIYKRKDTKEDQLMLSQIHLKLGEVSAESGNCKDAKEDFNECLNLQLKHLEPDSRLLAETYYNLGLLYTNISLHEDAAESLSRSIAIINTRLENLQKLIDNAAGPEDLPDERQEMANLQSLLPDIKTKEAEAIHNAKMAKMAQEPRDEGSSSSAGPATQNRESTSMVNGSSADENPSETQATDISHLVRKKRKPESPKQCVGKKAKQDETHEDEEPHTSGTQGQSSGTQGQNQTQSSDAQSNGPEGQSGDTQNSGTQGQGSGTQNDDTQGQGSGTQSNGTEGQNSGTENSETQSGGACNETQGQSSGTTHEQSNGPLSGPHGQSNGTHGQGNGPLNEPQGQSNGTQNQSNGPHNGAHGQSSSVEGEGN; this comes from the exons ATGGAGGAGGCCAACAAGTTAATTGCCCTGGGTAAGAAACacctgcaggaggaggaggaggtgatgaaGGCGGTGGATGTCCTCCAGGAGGCCTGTAGCATGCT AGCTAAACAGTTTGGTGAAAAAGCAGATGAGTGTGGACAGGCTTACTACTGGTACGCTGTAGCGCTGTTGGAACAGGAACG GATGGAGAACCGTGTCCTGGGTAACGCTCTGGCTGGAATCTGTGTTGAAGTGGATGAGGAGAAAAGTGAAGACTCCATTGTAGAAGGCACAGAAAAACttgatg AAGAGACCATGGATGAGCTGAGAGCCCAGGTGTACGACGCCATGGCAGAGCGAGAAGGCGAAACTTCAGCACAGAAGAAAGATGACGCCACAGCCGAGAAGGATGAGGACAAAGATGACAACGCAGCAGAAAAGAAAGACGAAGACTCGACAGCAGAGAAGGATCGGGAAAAGGCTGAAGGCAACCAGAGCGACACTGCAGAGAATGATGAACAGAAAACTGTAAAAGAGGAAGATAAAGACAAGGTTAGTGATGGAACAGAACCAAACGGTGAAGAAAAGGAGGAAACGAAGAAAGAGGCAGAAGAACTGGAAGAGGAGTCGAAGGAGGCAGAAG atggCGAGGAGGAAGATGAAATGGAGGTTGAGGAAGAGGGCGGTGAAGGGGCAGGGGGTAACGCTGAAGGTCAAGATGGAGAGGACACTGCTGGGAAG GAGAGTGACGACGAGGTGGAGAATCTGCAGCTGGCCTGGGAGATGTTGGAACTCGCTAAAATCATCTACAAAAG GAAAGACACAAAGGAGGATCAGTTGATGCTGTCCCAGATTCACCTGAAATTGGGTGAAGTTTCTGCTGAATCAG gaAACTGCAAAGATGCAAAGGAGGATTTCAATGAGTGTCTGAACCTGCAATTGAAGCACCTGGAACCCGACAGCCGCCTGCTGGCTGAGACCTACTACAACTTGGGTCTGCTCTACACCAACATCAGTCTGCACGAAGATGCCGCAGAGTCATTGAGCCGCTCCATCGCCATCATAAACACCAGGCTTG AAAACCTGCAGAAACTGATCGATAATGCTGCAGGTCCAGAGGATCTGCCCGACGAGAGGCAGGAGATGGCGAACCTGCAGTCTCTGCTGCCGGACATAAAGACAAAAGAGGCGGAAGCCATTCACAACGCAAAGATGGCCAAGATGGCACAAGAGCCACGC GATGAAGGTTCCTCTTCCTCGGCTGGTCCCGCTACACAGAACAGAGAATCAACATCAATG GTAAATGGTTCGTCAGCTGATGAAAATCCCTCTGAGACCCAGGCCACAGACATCTCCCACCTGGTCCGAAAGAAG AGGAAACCAGAGAGTCCAAAGCAGTGTGTGGGCAAAAAGGCGAAACAGGATGAAACCCACGAAGACGAGGAGCCTCACACCAGCGGGACGCAGGGACAGAGCAGCGGAACCCAGGGACAGAACCAGACCCAAAGCAGCGACGCCCAAAGCAACGGGCCCGAGGGACAAAGCGGCGACACCCAGAACAGTGGGACTCAGGGACAGGGTAGCGGGACCCAAAACGACGATACTCAGGGACAGGGTAGTGGGACCCAAAGCAACGGGACTGAGGGACAGAACAGTGGGACCGAAAACAGTGAGACCCAGAGCGGCGGGGCCTGCAACGAGACCCAGGGACAGAGCAGCGGAACCACCCACGAACAGAGTAACGGACCCCTCAGCGGACCTCACGGGCAGAGCAACGGAACTCACGGACAGGGCAACGGACCCCTCAATGAACCTCAAGGGCAGAGCAACGGAACTCAAAACCAGAGCAACGGACCCCATAACGGAGCTCACGGACAGAGCAGCAGCGTGGAGGG GGAGGGAAACTGA
- the prdx1 gene encoding peroxiredoxin-1 — translation MAAGKAQIGKLAPDFTAKAVMPDGDFKDLKLSDYRGKYVVFFFYPLDFTFVCPTEIIAFSDAAEDFRKIGCEVIAASVDSHFSHFAWCNTPRKQGGLGSMKIPLVSDTRRTISTDYGVLKEDEGIAYRGLFIIDGNGILRQITINDLPVGRSVEETLRLVQAFQFTDKHGEVCPAGWKPGSDTIKPDVQKSKDFFSKQ, via the exons ATGGCTGCAGGCAAAGCACAAATCGGTAAACTGGCCCCAGATTTCACAGCCAAAGCGGTGATGCCAGATGGAGATTTTAAGGATCTGAAGCTGTCGGACTACAGAG GAAAGTATGTTGTCTTCTTCTTTTATCCTCTGGATTTCACTTTTGTGTGTCCGACTGAGATCATCGCATTCAGTGACGCCGCCGAAGACTTCAGGAAGATCGGCTGTGAGGTTATCGCCGCCTCTGTCGACTCACACTTCTCACATTTTGCctg GTGCAACACACCACGTAAACAGGGCGGCCTGGGCAGCATGAAGATCCCCCTGGTCTCCGACACACGACGCACCATCTCCACAGATTATGGAGTCCTGAAGGAGGATGAGGGCATCGCTTACAG GGGACTGTTCATCATTGACGGTAACGGAATCCTGAGACAGATCACCATCAATGACCTCCCAGTCGGCCGCTCTGTCGAGGAGACCTTACGTTTGGTCCAAGCCTTTCAGTTCACCGACAAACACGGAGAAG TCTGCCCTGCCGGCTGGAAACCAGGAAGTGACACCATCAAGCCCGACGTCCAGAAAAGTAAAGACTTCTTCTCCAAGCAGTAA